Proteins encoded within one genomic window of Paraglaciecola psychrophila 170:
- a CDS encoding TonB-dependent receptor domain-containing protein, with translation MSNLIFRKTLLSAAMVSVFSHCQWAQAAESDEQSQSETEVIAITGSRIKRQTETTSPVQELDLEALNQTGSMSLGEVLQELPSVGSSLNGNGSGGTSHGTSSLNLRNLGANRSLVLVNGQRWVNGAGTRGFRDFVDMNTIPQAIVSRVEVLQDGATAIYGADAIAGVVNIYTHSDYVGTRIKTYYGESSEGDRETANIDMLWGKDVGESNFMFAASYTDQKPVYTQDRELTAVPLNGLTGYTPEGFFRENDLATLGLGFDGSDITRDFGADGEDLNNWRDPTDADEYNRYHNNYVVGPSERTALYGQALIPFGEINFRIEALYNKRVSDQQFSQVLSSVRGSRGFAIANDPAVNPFGVEFSGSDFRLSSFMTDNDYRVNEQNVETTRLGIGADGELSDDWSWDGYLSWAQNKGEFTSYNQLHLDKLALGLLNCDTSGINVDVSDLEADCVGVNLFNPLTDAMVNYINFTGHDKNKASQIDFTLNATGNIIELPAGDLAMAFGIEYRKEKGDDVSDSVISSTPRINSYRTTSSSPRLGTNGEYDLKEAYAEFSIPLLEGKTFAEYLELSLATRFSDYSTFGSTTNSKAGLLFTPVEGLSFRATWAEGFRAPSILELFEGQRVTFSPVSDPCATDNTLPGCTGVPADFEQSDSNIQLTTGGNSYLQPETSENTSVGVIFIPTFMDNFSLTLDWYGIDINNTISEFGAQNILELCAFQNRNCEVISRNSLGEIENIIDGPVNLNSTSVSGMDVFMRYAIDNQSGQWDFTANFSKLNELTEVSTLSDGSTQEEDLVGTAASRESYPEWRGAISANWKQNDWFAAYSARYIGDTTEKVINQPRSIGSVTTHNISAGYHFDDRLTVKLGINNIADTQPPSSITNTNINFDQNTYNPVGRFTYMQASYEF, from the coding sequence TCAAGAATTAAACGTCAAACCGAGACTACTAGTCCAGTCCAAGAATTAGACCTTGAAGCATTAAACCAAACAGGTTCAATGTCACTAGGTGAGGTACTTCAAGAACTACCCTCTGTAGGCTCTAGTTTAAATGGCAATGGTTCAGGCGGAACTAGCCACGGTACTAGCAGTTTAAATTTACGCAACCTTGGTGCGAATAGGTCTCTTGTGCTTGTCAACGGGCAACGTTGGGTAAACGGAGCTGGTACCAGAGGATTTCGTGATTTTGTTGATATGAATACAATTCCCCAAGCCATTGTTAGCCGTGTTGAAGTATTGCAAGACGGCGCAACAGCTATCTATGGTGCTGATGCTATAGCAGGCGTGGTCAATATTTATACTCATTCTGATTATGTAGGCACACGTATTAAAACCTATTATGGCGAATCATCTGAGGGTGATAGAGAAACCGCCAACATTGATATGTTATGGGGTAAAGATGTGGGTGAAAGTAATTTCATGTTCGCTGCCAGTTATACTGATCAAAAACCTGTTTATACTCAAGACCGTGAATTAACCGCAGTGCCTCTTAATGGTTTAACAGGGTACACACCAGAAGGCTTTTTTAGAGAAAACGATTTAGCCACGCTAGGTTTAGGTTTCGACGGTAGTGATATCACGCGTGATTTTGGAGCGGACGGTGAAGATTTAAACAACTGGCGTGATCCTACCGATGCTGATGAATATAATCGTTACCATAATAATTATGTCGTTGGCCCTAGTGAACGAACAGCACTTTATGGGCAAGCTTTAATTCCTTTTGGCGAAATAAACTTTAGAATTGAAGCTTTATATAATAAACGTGTATCAGATCAACAATTCTCTCAAGTCCTCTCTTCAGTAAGAGGTAGCCGTGGTTTTGCTATAGCAAACGACCCTGCAGTTAATCCTTTTGGTGTAGAGTTTTCTGGTAGTGACTTCCGTCTTAGTTCATTTATGACTGATAATGATTACAGAGTAAATGAACAAAATGTAGAAACGACTCGATTAGGCATTGGAGCAGATGGTGAACTAAGTGATGATTGGAGCTGGGACGGCTACCTGTCTTGGGCACAAAATAAGGGTGAATTTACCTCATATAATCAATTACATTTAGATAAGTTAGCATTAGGTTTATTAAATTGTGATACATCAGGTATAAATGTTGACGTCTCTGATTTAGAGGCCGACTGTGTCGGTGTTAATTTATTTAATCCACTCACAGATGCAATGGTAAATTATATCAATTTTACTGGGCATGATAAAAATAAAGCCAGCCAAATAGATTTTACGTTGAACGCTACTGGTAACATTATTGAGTTGCCAGCAGGCGATTTAGCGATGGCTTTTGGTATCGAATATCGTAAAGAAAAAGGAGACGATGTATCTGATAGCGTCATAAGTTCAACCCCACGTATCAATTCCTATCGAACAACGTCCTCTTCACCACGCCTAGGCACCAATGGTGAATATGATCTAAAAGAAGCTTATGCTGAGTTTAGTATTCCCTTACTTGAAGGTAAGACATTTGCCGAATACTTAGAGTTAAGCTTAGCGACCAGATTTTCAGATTATAGTACCTTTGGTAGTACGACCAATAGCAAAGCAGGCTTATTATTCACTCCGGTAGAAGGTTTATCATTTAGAGCGACATGGGCAGAAGGCTTTAGAGCACCCTCAATACTAGAATTATTTGAAGGGCAGCGCGTTACTTTTAGTCCGGTATCCGACCCTTGTGCTACTGACAATACCTTACCCGGTTGCACTGGTGTCCCAGCAGACTTTGAGCAGTCTGATAGTAATATTCAACTCACCACCGGTGGTAACAGCTACTTGCAACCTGAGACCTCTGAAAACACCTCTGTTGGTGTGATTTTTATTCCTACTTTCATGGATAACTTTAGTCTCACCCTTGATTGGTATGGTATTGATATCAATAACACAATAAGTGAATTTGGCGCACAAAATATTTTGGAGTTGTGTGCCTTTCAAAATAGAAACTGTGAAGTTATTTCGCGCAACAGTCTTGGCGAAATTGAGAACATCATTGATGGCCCGGTCAATCTTAACAGCACAAGTGTTAGCGGCATGGATGTGTTTATGCGGTATGCTATTGATAACCAAAGTGGTCAGTGGGATTTCACCGCTAATTTTTCCAAATTAAATGAGTTAACTGAAGTCTCAACATTATCGGATGGAAGTACCCAAGAGGAAGACCTAGTCGGTACTGCAGCCTCAAGAGAGTCCTATCCAGAATGGCGTGGTGCAATATCAGCGAACTGGAAACAAAACGATTGGTTTGCTGCTTATAGTGCTAGGTATATCGGAGATACAACTGAAAAGGTAATCAATCAACCTAGAAGTATAGGTTCTGTTACTACTCATAATATTTCTGCTGGTTATCACTTTGATGATAGGTTGACCGTAAAATTGGGGATTAACAATATAGCTGATACACAACCCCCTTCTTCTATAACTAATACCAACATCAATTTTGATCAAAATACTTATAACCCCGTTGGTCGCTTTACATATATGCAGGCCAGCTATGAGTTTTGA
- a CDS encoding N-formylglutamate amidohydrolase: protein MSFEKFVSDLKHNAFDNKGSPLGYIVETEIYTMFSPLEAIELPLILDSPHSGMNWPTSVRTVATDTQLKSGWDAHVDRLWHSVVGMGGHLLCAHYSRMFIDLNRAPEDIDPQLLDYLDETCRPTKYSDRGMGLLRKFALPGTLMYDYKLNHIDVMNRLNHYYLPYHNALRIKLDALHSKYGGVWHIDCHSMKSIANKMNIDCGAPRPDVVIGDNDGAAADPAFVDVVEDAFRKLGYKVARNAPYKGGYLVTQYAVPSSNRHSIQIELNRALYMDEKTFEPNSNFNNIQGDLATVTLMIAKFIRSQVA from the coding sequence ATGAGTTTTGAAAAGTTTGTATCTGACCTCAAACATAACGCTTTTGACAACAAAGGTAGCCCTTTAGGTTATATAGTTGAAACCGAAATTTATACGATGTTTTCTCCTCTTGAGGCCATTGAATTACCATTAATTTTAGATTCTCCCCACAGCGGTATGAATTGGCCTACCAGTGTCAGAACTGTGGCAACAGACACGCAGTTGAAGTCAGGTTGGGATGCCCATGTAGATAGGTTGTGGCATTCAGTCGTCGGTATGGGAGGCCATCTTCTGTGTGCTCATTATTCGAGAATGTTTATCGATTTGAATAGAGCTCCAGAAGATATTGATCCTCAACTTCTTGACTATTTAGACGAGACTTGTCGTCCAACAAAATATAGCGATAGGGGGATGGGATTACTGCGTAAATTTGCCCTCCCTGGCACCCTAATGTATGACTATAAACTTAACCATATCGACGTGATGAACAGGCTTAATCATTATTATTTGCCATATCACAATGCTTTGAGAATAAAACTGGATGCACTTCATTCGAAATATGGTGGGGTTTGGCATATCGATTGCCACTCGATGAAGTCAATAGCTAACAAAATGAATATTGATTGCGGTGCCCCGAGACCTGATGTGGTGATTGGTGATAATGATGGGGCTGCTGCTGATCCTGCTTTTGTTGATGTCGTCGAAGATGCCTTTAGGAAGCTTGGTTATAAGGTGGCGAGGAATGCCCCATACAAAGGAGGCTACCTTGTAACTCAGTACGCTGTGCCTAGTAGTAATCGGCATAGCATTCAAATTGAACTTAACAGAGCGCTGTATATGGACGAAAAAACGTTTGAACCCAATAGCAATTTCAATAATATACAAGGTGATTTGGCGACAGTGACCTTGATGATTGCTAAGTTTATCCGGTCTCAGGTCGCTTAA
- a CDS encoding YfcC family protein, whose product MNKQNDTSQSKQDDQHTSLNPLIILLGILVLATTMTYFIESGSYQRQGKNVVPDSYQQIEKEISIKALLRVSAQDTEKAHPVSLTDMLMTIPEGLERGAGLIFMVLIIGGMFGILNKSGAIDAGLEKLLSLVKGNIKLLVVVLMTVFSMGSTFLGLASEYLLIIPLMVAMAVRLGQPRIIGFALVTVSVKIGYLASVTNPLPLTIAQPLVGLQIFSGAEIRFLFYLVFLAIGIIFMLKMVSRHAGEAVTFAELTTCKLSIRHSALLFTLVTSIAFLVYASNHWQWKHHAFSAYYIGVCIFMSIVSGLGANKAADAFVYGMKKVLLASFLIGVASAVAVALEKGQILDSVVHSLVSLIGNSGPTASANGMFFAQLMLDFLIPSTSGQAAVSMPIMGPIGQLSGVSAQTTVVAFLFGNGITNMLTPTSGTLLAYLATAQISWTQWAKFIFPLWLIFIVTSVILLTLAVNFGF is encoded by the coding sequence ATGAACAAGCAAAACGATACATCTCAATCTAAACAGGATGATCAGCATACATCACTCAATCCACTCATTATTTTATTGGGTATTCTTGTTTTGGCCACGACTATGACCTATTTCATTGAATCTGGTAGTTATCAAAGACAAGGTAAAAATGTCGTTCCAGATAGCTACCAGCAGATTGAAAAAGAGATCTCTATTAAAGCGCTGCTCAGAGTATCAGCACAAGATACAGAGAAAGCTCATCCTGTTAGCTTGACGGATATGTTAATGACCATACCCGAAGGTCTGGAACGAGGTGCGGGTTTAATCTTCATGGTTCTTATCATTGGTGGTATGTTTGGCATATTAAATAAATCGGGTGCAATTGATGCGGGTCTGGAAAAACTACTAAGTTTAGTAAAAGGCAATATTAAGTTATTAGTGGTTGTTCTAATGACTGTTTTTTCTATGGGGAGTACTTTTCTAGGATTGGCTTCAGAATACTTACTGATTATTCCTTTGATGGTCGCTATGGCTGTAAGGTTAGGACAACCCAGAATAATTGGTTTTGCTCTGGTCACCGTGTCTGTCAAAATAGGGTACTTAGCATCCGTCACAAATCCTCTACCATTGACGATAGCTCAGCCATTAGTTGGGTTGCAAATATTCAGTGGGGCAGAGATCAGATTCCTTTTTTATCTGGTTTTTTTAGCCATCGGCATTATTTTCATGCTTAAAATGGTGAGCCGACATGCCGGCGAAGCGGTCACTTTCGCTGAGTTAACAACGTGTAAATTATCGATTCGACATAGTGCTTTATTATTCACACTGGTGACAAGTATTGCATTTTTAGTGTATGCATCGAATCATTGGCAATGGAAGCATCACGCCTTCTCCGCATATTACATTGGTGTGTGTATATTCATGTCAATAGTTAGCGGCCTAGGTGCTAACAAAGCGGCAGATGCCTTCGTATATGGAATGAAAAAAGTGTTGTTAGCCAGTTTTTTAATTGGGGTGGCATCTGCTGTTGCTGTCGCCTTGGAGAAAGGCCAGATACTTGATTCTGTCGTGCACTCACTGGTTTCTCTAATTGGAAATAGTGGTCCCACTGCTTCAGCAAATGGTATGTTTTTCGCTCAACTTATGTTGGATTTTCTTATTCCTTCGACTTCAGGGCAAGCTGCTGTCAGTATGCCCATAATGGGGCCGATAGGACAATTGTCTGGTGTGTCGGCTCAGACAACCGTTGTGGCTTTTTTGTTTGGCAATGGGATTACTAACATGTTGACGCCAACATCAGGCACCCTTCTAGCGTATTTAGCAACGGCACAAATTAGTTGGACTCAGTGGGCGAAATTTATATTTCCTTTATGGCTTATTTTTATTGTTACTTCAGTCATTTTATTAACATTAGCTGTAAATTTTGGCTTTTAA
- a CDS encoding DUF481 domain-containing protein: protein MKKSIILLGLCATGHALAADEVKPFSMDGEFGYIATTGNTETTSIKGKLSAHQELTQWSNDFTVEALYKKDKINDVDQTTAQKYFLSGQGNYKLENPDHRLFGFASYEDDKFSSFDYQATLAVGWSQKMWEDDASKFSYSVGPGYSFSETSDGEKQNGMIVRAALDYQWKISDTAQFKQLLSTEVGSDNTKSKSETSVSAQISGGLSLKVSLILDHNSDVADGIDNLDTQTAVTLVYSFF, encoded by the coding sequence ATGAAAAAGTCTATAATTTTACTTGGGTTATGTGCCACTGGACACGCATTGGCTGCGGACGAAGTAAAACCCTTCTCTATGGATGGCGAATTTGGCTATATTGCAACAACAGGTAATACTGAAACAACCTCTATAAAAGGTAAACTGTCTGCCCATCAAGAACTGACTCAGTGGAGCAATGACTTCACCGTAGAAGCGCTGTACAAAAAAGATAAAATTAATGATGTCGATCAAACCACGGCACAAAAATATTTTTTATCGGGCCAAGGTAACTACAAATTAGAAAATCCTGACCATCGTTTATTTGGTTTTGCCTCATACGAAGACGACAAATTTAGTAGCTTTGACTACCAAGCAACACTAGCAGTTGGTTGGTCACAAAAAATGTGGGAAGACGACGCAAGTAAATTTAGTTACAGCGTTGGTCCTGGTTACTCATTTTCTGAAACCAGTGATGGTGAAAAACAAAATGGAATGATAGTTAGGGCTGCTTTAGACTACCAATGGAAAATCTCTGACACCGCTCAATTCAAGCAGTTGCTCAGCACTGAAGTCGGAAGTGACAATACGAAGTCTAAATCAGAGACATCGGTATCTGCCCAAATCAGCGGTGGCTTATCCCTCAAAGTGTCTCTTATTCTAGATCATAACTCTGATGTAGCTGACGGTATCGACAACCTAGATACCCAAACAGCCGTTACTTTGGTATATAGTTTTTTCTAA
- a CDS encoding DUF481 domain-containing protein: MKWILLLIVLQTANFGFAKQNIMHSLYLADRPAFDDDELSIISEFGFLLADGNTNTSTITAKVNTSQELTSWSYQIIGSALYKQNQQELDGEESNQASAQKLFLSGQLDHKLTEPDDRLFIYGEYENNRFNGFRYQASLAAGWSSRLWHDKHSEFKYSVGPGYAISEVDENNSEDNSQNLIIRAALEYRKRFSDNATFRQFVSTEADQEFTKTKSETSVSTKLTGTLAMKLSFVVNLDTSVGPDIEELDTEAAVTLVYQFF; the protein is encoded by the coding sequence ATGAAGTGGATTTTACTCCTAATTGTTTTACAAACGGCAAACTTTGGCTTTGCTAAGCAAAACATCATGCACTCCCTATATCTAGCAGATAGACCCGCTTTTGATGATGATGAATTATCAATAATTAGTGAGTTTGGGTTTTTGCTGGCAGATGGAAATACCAATACTTCGACCATCACAGCTAAGGTAAATACCAGTCAAGAGTTAACTTCTTGGAGTTATCAAATCATAGGTAGTGCCCTCTACAAGCAGAACCAACAAGAGTTGGATGGTGAAGAAAGTAATCAGGCATCAGCCCAGAAACTATTTTTATCCGGTCAATTGGATCACAAGCTAACTGAACCGGATGACCGTCTTTTTATCTATGGCGAATATGAAAATAATCGATTTAATGGTTTTCGATATCAAGCTTCATTAGCAGCAGGATGGTCCTCTAGGCTCTGGCACGATAAGCATAGCGAATTTAAATATAGTGTTGGTCCAGGTTACGCTATTTCAGAAGTCGATGAAAACAATAGCGAAGACAACTCCCAAAATCTTATTATCAGAGCTGCGTTGGAATATAGAAAAAGGTTTTCTGATAATGCAACGTTTCGGCAATTTGTTAGCACAGAAGCAGACCAAGAATTTACCAAAACTAAATCAGAAACGTCTGTATCAACAAAACTGACAGGCACTTTAGCTATGAAGCTAAGTTTTGTCGTGAACCTTGATACTAGTGTCGGGCCAGATATTGAAGAGCTAGACACTGAGGCTGCGGTTACCTTGGTTTATCAGTTTTTTTAA
- a CDS encoding HDOD domain-containing protein — protein sequence MSLIHPVDIAKVASQSFALPDICVRIRSMLDDDQSDLEDISRFIALDPSLSSKLLKLANSPLFRFESQIDSLSKAINIIGGEALYNLVMSETASSAFEHFSSDVIDLKRFWLQSIYAALVAKHLAKMIKIRGSERFFLLGLLHNLGELLVAIQAPDLAIKCCKYDEKTSPWKLQRQVLGFDYANCSAKLMEFWHLPSQLYVPVMDVHNENKALENKDVAIIYTAVRAGIAMTHDNLYSASQLITPLVLKYLNLDQEDLKDAIKFASMEADGVLSVMNPSLC from the coding sequence ATGTCATTAATTCACCCTGTAGATATCGCTAAAGTTGCTAGTCAATCATTTGCCTTACCGGATATTTGTGTGCGTATTCGATCAATGCTAGATGATGACCAATCTGACTTAGAAGATATTAGTCGGTTCATCGCATTGGATCCCTCTTTATCTTCTAAGTTACTTAAATTGGCAAATAGTCCATTGTTTCGTTTTGAGTCGCAGATTGACTCTTTATCAAAGGCCATCAACATTATTGGCGGCGAAGCCTTATATAATCTAGTTATGTCAGAAACCGCTAGCTCTGCATTTGAACACTTTAGCAGCGACGTAATTGATTTAAAAAGATTTTGGTTACAAAGTATCTATGCGGCCTTAGTTGCAAAGCATTTGGCTAAGATGATCAAAATAAGAGGCAGCGAGCGCTTCTTTCTGCTTGGATTGTTACACAATTTAGGCGAGCTTTTAGTCGCGATTCAGGCACCAGATTTAGCAATTAAATGCTGCAAATATGATGAAAAAACATCGCCTTGGAAGTTACAGCGTCAAGTCTTAGGTTTTGATTACGCAAATTGCAGTGCAAAACTTATGGAGTTTTGGCACTTACCCAGTCAATTATATGTTCCTGTGATGGATGTACATAATGAAAATAAAGCGCTGGAAAACAAAGATGTCGCGATTATTTACACTGCGGTTCGTGCTGGCATAGCAATGACACATGATAATTTATATTCAGCCAGTCAGTTGATCACACCTTTAGTTCTGAAATATTTGAATCTTGATCAAGAAGATTTAAAAGACGCGATTAAATTTGCAAGCATGGAAGCTGACGGCGTATTAAGTGTAATGAATCCTTCTCTTTGTTAA
- a CDS encoding WS/DGAT/MGAT family O-acyltransferase, whose protein sequence is MEELSGLDASFLYLETPKMPMHIGGVAVIEGSLKFDDFRQYVSERVHNVEKLTQKLVTVPFSLDRPYWVEDPDFDINMHMHRTALPRPGGWKELRYLASRLFSQQLNRDRPLWEFIFIEGLDSIPQVPKGSVALISKVHHSGFDGKSGADLMSMLFDVSPTPKAPKPAVVKEKKEIPGAVGLMAKSAYHFITRPTKLPGLLWDTGKATLKAGYMTRAQGITKPTMPFNAPKTRFNNTVEMERVWNSTILDIRRVKALRKVVDGATLNDVILAICAGALRRYLLEKGELPDKPLVAMVPVSTRTAEEKNAMGNQVSAMYVQLATDVADPIKRFEKIQINTMVGKLYQDAIDAKSLMGYAELIPFGLAGVAARFYSSAAIAKHHNPLFNVVITNVPGPQIPIYLAGHKLIVNMGTAPIFDGMGLIMPICSYNGTISISPTSSANLMPDLDMFTRYIRESANELELAVKEKLAGQAAIDALMQEE, encoded by the coding sequence ATGGAAGAGCTTTCTGGCCTAGACGCTTCATTTTTATATCTTGAAACACCAAAGATGCCTATGCACATAGGTGGTGTAGCTGTTATTGAAGGATCGCTTAAGTTTGATGACTTTAGACAGTATGTAAGTGAACGTGTGCATAATGTCGAAAAGCTTACCCAAAAATTGGTCACGGTACCCTTTAGCCTAGATAGACCTTATTGGGTTGAAGATCCCGATTTTGATATCAACATGCACATGCACCGCACTGCTTTACCCCGTCCAGGTGGTTGGAAAGAGTTGCGTTATTTAGCATCTAGATTATTTTCCCAACAGTTAAACCGAGATCGCCCTTTATGGGAATTTATCTTCATAGAAGGTTTAGACTCTATACCGCAAGTGCCTAAAGGGTCGGTGGCGTTGATCAGCAAAGTGCATCATTCAGGATTTGATGGTAAGTCTGGAGCCGACTTGATGTCTATGTTGTTTGATGTGTCACCTACACCAAAGGCACCAAAGCCAGCGGTAGTGAAAGAGAAAAAAGAGATACCTGGGGCTGTTGGATTGATGGCAAAAAGTGCCTATCACTTCATTACGCGGCCAACTAAGCTCCCGGGCCTATTGTGGGATACGGGTAAGGCTACGTTAAAAGCGGGTTACATGACCCGAGCGCAAGGCATAACAAAGCCTACTATGCCTTTCAATGCCCCTAAAACAAGGTTTAACAACACAGTTGAAATGGAACGTGTGTGGAATTCTACTATTTTAGACATTCGCCGAGTTAAGGCCCTCAGAAAAGTAGTCGATGGGGCAACCTTAAATGACGTGATACTAGCTATATGTGCTGGTGCGCTCAGGCGTTACTTGTTAGAAAAAGGTGAGTTACCCGATAAGCCACTTGTCGCTATGGTGCCAGTCTCAACTCGTACCGCAGAAGAAAAAAATGCGATGGGTAATCAAGTATCTGCCATGTATGTGCAGTTGGCTACCGATGTTGCAGATCCCATTAAGCGATTTGAGAAAATTCAAATCAATACCATGGTAGGTAAGCTTTACCAAGATGCCATCGATGCAAAAAGTTTAATGGGATACGCTGAGTTAATTCCGTTTGGTTTAGCAGGTGTGGCAGCAAGGTTCTACTCCAGTGCAGCCATAGCCAAACACCATAATCCATTATTCAATGTGGTGATTACCAATGTACCCGGGCCGCAAATACCCATTTATCTTGCTGGTCATAAGCTCATAGTTAATATGGGAACCGCGCCTATTTTTGATGGGATGGGTTTGATCATGCCTATTTGTAGTTATAACGGCACCATATCTATTAGTCCTACAAGCTCAGCAAATTTAATGCCCGATTTAGATATGTTCACACGTTATATTCGCGAAAGTGCTAATGAGTTAGAACTAGCCGTAAAGGAAAAGCTAGCTGGTCAAGCAGCTATTGATGCGCTTATGCAAGAAGAATAA
- a CDS encoding esterase/lipase family protein, producing MQHVLPTIPRPSLFHMLSEGRTLIELSAFGAALPFLKRAPSGDGHPVMVLPGFLASDFSTKPIRSFLKGKGYAIYGWELGRNFGTHIVGGEQVLSDQLINRVIELSVIHNAKVSLIGWSLGGILARELARIIPDCVRQVITLGSPFNGSQGSSPAVERLFELINGNVSQSNPDAVRKMFTPPPVPNSALYSKTDGVVHWQACINHRIEAHHQAENIQVRGSHSGLGHNPQAVWIVANRLSQPEASWQLYKNAELEKPQFSGKLKYV from the coding sequence ATGCAACATGTATTACCTACTATACCCAGACCTTCTTTATTTCATATGCTCAGTGAAGGCAGAACATTAATTGAACTCAGTGCGTTTGGAGCTGCTTTACCCTTTTTAAAGAGGGCTCCTTCTGGTGACGGGCATCCGGTAATGGTGCTTCCTGGTTTTTTAGCCAGTGATTTTTCAACTAAACCCATACGCTCTTTTTTAAAAGGTAAAGGTTATGCAATCTATGGTTGGGAACTCGGACGGAATTTTGGCACCCATATAGTCGGTGGTGAACAAGTATTAAGTGATCAATTAATTAATCGAGTAATTGAATTATCGGTCATTCATAACGCGAAGGTCAGTTTAATTGGCTGGAGTTTGGGTGGTATTTTAGCTAGAGAGCTTGCTCGGATTATTCCAGATTGCGTGCGTCAAGTCATTACACTGGGTAGTCCATTCAATGGTTCGCAAGGGTCTTCTCCCGCAGTCGAAAGATTGTTTGAACTTATTAATGGTAATGTTTCTCAATCTAATCCAGATGCGGTGAGAAAGATGTTTACCCCTCCACCGGTTCCAAATTCGGCATTATATTCTAAAACTGATGGTGTTGTTCATTGGCAAGCTTGTATTAATCACCGAATTGAAGCACATCATCAGGCTGAAAATATTCAGGTACGAGGCAGTCATTCTGGCTTAGGTCACAATCCACAGGCTGTGTGGATTGTCGCGAATAGATTGTCGCAACCAGAAGCTAGTTGGCAGCTATATAAAAACGCTGAACTTGAAAAACCTCAGTTTTCAGGCAAGCTAAAGTACGTTTGA
- a CDS encoding alpha/beta fold hydrolase gives MNTITHHPEQLVAANNLYINYDSFGDKSHPAIVLIMGLATQMIYWDEQFCKLLASQGYWVIRFDNRDNGKSTWLDSIPPPTSLALLTNAVFKRPLGATYLLSDMMQDTVSLLDALQLESAHIVGASMGGMIAQEIAIHHPHRVKSLTSIMSTTGNRKLPKPSAAFSFKMLKPPPKDVDKAVTYGMHVWRMIQGNYYPFDQPKVLGLITRALQRGFNPAGNTRQLAAILDSPDRTKALNTLTVSSLILHGEDDPLVLVACGYATAKAIPNAKIKTYPGMGHTIPSQLYADITQQILDHIKAS, from the coding sequence TTGAATACTATCACTCACCATCCCGAGCAGTTGGTTGCAGCTAACAACCTCTATATTAATTACGATAGTTTTGGAGATAAAAGTCATCCAGCTATTGTATTGATCATGGGCTTAGCCACTCAAATGATTTATTGGGACGAACAGTTTTGCAAATTACTAGCCTCACAAGGCTATTGGGTTATCAGATTTGATAACCGGGATAATGGCAAAAGTACTTGGTTGGACTCAATACCTCCACCCACTAGTCTTGCTTTACTGACAAATGCGGTGTTTAAACGCCCACTTGGTGCCACTTATTTATTGTCTGATATGATGCAAGATACAGTGAGCTTATTAGATGCATTACAGCTTGAAAGTGCACATATAGTGGGCGCATCTATGGGCGGAATGATTGCTCAAGAAATTGCAATCCATCACCCACACAGAGTTAAAAGTCTTACTTCTATCATGTCTACTACCGGTAATAGGAAGTTACCCAAGCCGTCTGCGGCCTTTAGTTTTAAAATGCTTAAACCTCCTCCTAAAGATGTTGATAAAGCCGTTACCTATGGTATGCATGTGTGGCGGATGATACAGGGGAATTATTATCCATTTGATCAACCAAAAGTGCTTGGTTTAATAACGCGGGCATTACAGCGAGGTTTTAATCCTGCGGGCAACACCCGGCAACTAGCCGCTATTTTGGACTCGCCGGATAGAACTAAAGCCCTAAATACTTTAACCGTATCCAGCTTAATCCTACATGGTGAGGACGACCCTTTAGTACTTGTTGCTTGTGGGTATGCCACAGCTAAAGCGATACCCAATGCCAAAATAAAAACCTACCCAGGTATGGGGCACACCATACCCAGTCAACTATATGCTGATATAACCCAACAGATACTGGATCACATTAAGGCTAGCTGA